From Algoriphagus sp. NG3, the proteins below share one genomic window:
- a CDS encoding helix-hairpin-helix domain-containing protein — translation MRRLILIASGWLCILTYAFAQQPPKKDIDLESFIERLFPVQDEDIDYESIYEVLLQLYLNPMDVNNANAEVLASSYLLDPTQISNLITYRAKFGSLISLYELQAIPGFDLNTIELILPFLTLGTGKSGQTRPLWQRIVSEEQAYFLFRHRRTWETRKGYTPADTSSTGRISSRYLGDPNEFYLRFRIQHTRDFSLGFTLDKDPGEQFIWDTKTARYGFNFFSFHFTKYYTGKWKTIALGDFQAQFGQGLVFGAGYSLGKGAETVPTVRRSSVGILPYTAALEFGFFRGAGLTYQSGNWQGSLITSFAPRDGRAGNVLDTLSVEDITISSFNQSGLHRTSSELSTKNQFREVSLGGNVQFSSNSGKFQTGTNFLYTRFNHPWVKNPTLYNQYDFSGQSNTVGSLYLNYNWKNFFLFGESAISQSGGKAQVLGFISSLSRQVDFSLLWRKYDKDFHSFYANAFAESTRPANEQGVYAGIQIKPISKWKLNAYYDFFKFPWFRYRVYAPSKGYEWLARITYQPSRNLTAFFQIREEEKDRNLSDSGEPSLPYLVRPINKINGLISLEYQVSRDFFFRSRILFSRVDHNDQKSSGFMILQDAQHSFGKFRITGRLALFDTDDYDTRIYAFENNVLWTFSIPAFAGQGMRYYLLSQYQFNSQITAYFRFSRTSYTDRDKISSGLQEIDGSRQTETTLMIRYMLHR, via the coding sequence ATGAGGCGACTAATTCTCATAGCAAGTGGGTGGTTATGCATACTTACTTATGCCTTTGCCCAACAGCCCCCAAAGAAAGATATTGATCTTGAATCTTTTATTGAACGGCTATTTCCAGTCCAAGATGAGGACATAGATTATGAGTCGATTTACGAGGTACTCCTGCAATTGTATCTAAATCCCATGGATGTAAACAATGCAAATGCAGAAGTCCTTGCATCCAGCTATCTCTTGGATCCAACCCAGATCAGCAACTTAATCACCTATAGGGCTAAATTTGGCTCTTTGATATCACTATATGAACTACAAGCTATTCCGGGCTTTGACCTGAACACCATAGAACTTATCCTTCCTTTTTTAACGCTAGGAACGGGAAAATCAGGACAAACAAGACCTTTATGGCAGCGAATTGTAAGTGAAGAACAAGCTTATTTCCTATTCCGACATCGTCGCACTTGGGAGACACGCAAAGGTTATACTCCGGCAGACACCAGTTCCACAGGAAGAATCTCAAGTAGATACCTGGGTGATCCCAATGAATTTTACCTCAGGTTCCGAATCCAGCATACCCGGGATTTCAGCTTGGGATTTACACTGGATAAAGATCCAGGTGAACAATTTATCTGGGATACCAAAACAGCGAGGTATGGTTTTAATTTTTTCTCATTTCACTTTACTAAATATTATACAGGCAAGTGGAAGACAATTGCTTTAGGAGATTTCCAGGCGCAGTTTGGTCAGGGGTTGGTCTTCGGCGCAGGCTATTCGTTAGGCAAAGGAGCTGAAACTGTCCCTACTGTACGCCGAAGCAGCGTCGGGATTTTGCCTTACACTGCAGCCTTGGAATTCGGATTCTTCCGAGGTGCCGGACTCACCTATCAAAGTGGGAATTGGCAAGGTAGCCTCATCACCTCCTTTGCCCCACGAGATGGACGGGCGGGCAATGTGCTGGACACGCTAAGTGTAGAGGATATTACGATCAGTTCTTTTAACCAAAGCGGACTTCACCGCACCAGCAGTGAGCTCAGCACCAAAAACCAGTTTAGGGAAGTAAGTCTTGGCGGAAATGTGCAATTTTCCTCCAATTCTGGCAAATTTCAGACTGGCACCAATTTCCTTTATACAAGGTTTAATCATCCTTGGGTAAAAAATCCCACACTTTATAATCAATATGATTTTTCTGGGCAAAGCAATACCGTGGGCAGTTTGTATCTGAATTACAATTGGAAGAATTTCTTTTTGTTTGGAGAATCTGCCATATCCCAATCAGGTGGAAAAGCGCAGGTACTGGGATTCATTTCCAGCCTTAGCAGGCAGGTTGACTTTTCACTTCTTTGGAGAAAATATGATAAAGATTTCCATAGTTTTTACGCAAACGCCTTTGCAGAAAGTACCCGCCCTGCTAATGAGCAGGGTGTATATGCAGGAATCCAGATCAAGCCGATTTCAAAATGGAAACTTAATGCTTATTATGATTTTTTTAAGTTTCCATGGTTCAGATACAGAGTATATGCACCATCCAAAGGCTATGAATGGTTAGCCAGAATTACCTATCAACCTTCGAGAAACCTAACTGCTTTTTTCCAGATCAGAGAAGAGGAAAAGGATCGCAATCTATCCGATTCAGGTGAGCCTTCCCTACCCTATCTTGTACGGCCTATCAATAAAATCAACGGTTTAATCAGTCTTGAATATCAGGTCAGCAGAGACTTTTTTTTCCGCTCAAGAATCCTGTTTAGTAGAGTTGATCACAATGATCAAAAGTCTTCAGGATTTATGATTCTCCAAGATGCCCAACATAGTTTCGGGAAATTCAGAATTACGGGCAGGCTGGCATTATTTGATACGGATGACTACGATACCCGGATTTATGCATTTGAAAATAATGTGCTTTGGACATTTTCTATTCCTGCATTTGCAGGACAGGGAATGCGATATTACCTCCTATCCCAGTACCAATTCAATTCCCAGATCACAGCCTACTTCCGCTTCTCCAGAACATCCTATACCGACCGGGATAAAATCAGCTCTGGACTTCAGGAGATTGATGGCTCAAGGCAAACCGAGACCACCTTGATGATCAGATACATGCTTCATCGCTAG
- a CDS encoding zinc-dependent metalloprotease, translated as MKLILYLTTSLLFSINLAFAQNLDLSKMSKQDGFIPFYLDEDKGKIYIEISKLEWEFLYVNSLTAGVGSNDIGLDRGQLGNTRVVEFRKSGNKLFLVHKNYDFRAYSDNPAEVQSVRDAFAESILWGFEITQIEGDKLIVDATNFYLQDAHGVSETLSRSRQGTFRTDASRSGLYLPMTKNFPQNTEVEATITLTGQAAGGNLRSVTPSPDAVTVRQRHSFIQLPDDNYQPREFDPRAGYGSISYMDFTSPISEPILKKFIARHRLEKKDPTAAMSEAVEPIVYYLDRGTPEPVASALIEGGNWWNQAFEAAGFIDAFRVELAPEGMDLMDVRYNVIQWVHRSTRGWSYGASVRDPRTGEILKGHVSLGSLRVRQDYLIAQGLLQPFEDGAPANPQMLEMAVARLKQLSAHEIGHTIGLAHSYATSANNRSSVMDYPYPLITEKSDGELDFSNAYDDKIGDWDKWAIKYGYAIVPEAEEEQAFLKKTLEETYDAGHQFITDSDSRNPSGAHPTSHLWDNGTSASSELLRMLDLRANRMKSFGLNAIPDGHPQALLEEVFVPLYMMHRYQIEATSKLLGGVDYRYKIKGDNQENHGWVGPSEQTEALDALLLAISPSHLKVPDHLLKLIPPRPFGYSRNRETFVSRVNPIFDPIAPAESIVDLTFDFLLDGTRVNRIYLQHLQQNQLFGPNDLLTKVEEQLFANYNKEDINLEIILMTQSKYVDHLIELAKNAEVSATIRAIARGRLRYLADMKILSDLGWNPSAQHKVYLGEKINAFLNLPEELVAQEQLKAPDGSPIGMESMSCDFDF; from the coding sequence ATGAAACTAATCCTATACCTGACCACTTCCTTACTGTTTTCTATTAATCTTGCTTTTGCCCAGAACCTTGATTTATCAAAAATGAGCAAACAGGATGGGTTTATCCCTTTTTATTTGGATGAGGACAAAGGAAAGATTTACATCGAAATCAGTAAGCTGGAATGGGAATTCCTATATGTAAATTCACTCACGGCTGGAGTGGGTTCAAATGACATTGGACTAGACAGAGGCCAGCTGGGAAACACCCGCGTCGTCGAGTTTAGAAAATCCGGAAATAAGCTATTTTTGGTTCATAAGAATTATGACTTCCGGGCATATTCCGATAATCCGGCAGAAGTACAATCCGTCCGGGACGCCTTTGCAGAATCCATCCTATGGGGATTTGAGATAACCCAAATAGAAGGTGATAAGCTCATTGTAGACGCCACCAACTTTTACCTTCAGGATGCCCATGGAGTATCTGAAACTTTAAGCAGAAGCCGTCAGGGTACTTTCCGCACAGATGCTAGCCGGTCTGGCCTGTATCTGCCGATGACCAAAAACTTTCCTCAAAATACGGAAGTAGAAGCAACAATCACCTTAACTGGCCAGGCAGCCGGAGGTAATCTAAGATCTGTAACTCCTTCCCCAGATGCAGTCACAGTACGTCAAAGACATTCGTTTATTCAGCTTCCGGATGACAACTATCAGCCGAGGGAATTTGATCCCAGAGCCGGTTATGGTAGCATTTCATACATGGATTTTACCTCTCCGATATCCGAACCCATCCTCAAAAAGTTCATAGCCCGCCACCGTTTGGAAAAAAAAGATCCTACCGCAGCCATGTCAGAAGCGGTGGAACCTATTGTCTATTACCTTGACCGGGGGACACCCGAACCAGTGGCTTCTGCGTTGATAGAGGGGGGAAATTGGTGGAATCAGGCTTTCGAGGCAGCGGGCTTTATCGATGCATTCCGGGTGGAGTTGGCTCCAGAAGGCATGGATCTGATGGATGTACGCTACAATGTGATCCAGTGGGTTCATCGATCTACCCGAGGCTGGTCTTATGGTGCAAGTGTTCGTGACCCGAGGACGGGTGAGATTCTGAAAGGCCATGTTTCGTTGGGTTCTCTACGTGTGCGGCAGGATTACTTGATCGCTCAGGGACTATTGCAGCCGTTTGAAGATGGTGCTCCGGCCAATCCACAAATGTTGGAAATGGCTGTTGCCAGATTGAAGCAACTGTCAGCTCATGAAATAGGCCATACGATCGGACTTGCCCACAGCTATGCTACCTCGGCAAATAACCGCAGCTCAGTAATGGACTATCCTTACCCACTGATCACTGAGAAATCAGACGGTGAGCTGGACTTTAGCAATGCCTATGATGACAAGATAGGAGATTGGGATAAATGGGCTATCAAATATGGCTATGCCATAGTTCCGGAAGCTGAAGAAGAGCAAGCCTTTCTCAAAAAAACACTCGAAGAAACCTATGATGCCGGCCACCAGTTCATCACTGATTCTGATTCGAGAAACCCCAGTGGAGCTCACCCCACTTCACATCTTTGGGACAACGGAACCTCAGCTTCCTCAGAACTTTTGAGAATGCTGGACTTGCGTGCAAACAGAATGAAAAGCTTTGGATTAAATGCCATCCCTGATGGGCACCCCCAAGCGCTGCTCGAAGAAGTCTTTGTGCCATTGTACATGATGCACCGATATCAGATAGAGGCCACAAGCAAGCTTCTTGGGGGGGTGGACTATCGGTATAAAATAAAAGGGGACAATCAGGAAAACCATGGCTGGGTTGGCCCATCTGAACAAACGGAGGCACTAGATGCCCTATTATTGGCAATTTCACCAAGCCATCTTAAGGTGCCGGATCACCTGCTCAAGCTAATTCCCCCGAGGCCATTTGGCTATAGCCGAAACAGGGAAACCTTCGTTTCCAGAGTGAATCCTATATTTGATCCCATAGCACCAGCGGAAAGTATTGTAGATCTCACGTTTGATTTCCTGCTTGACGGAACCCGGGTCAACCGGATTTATTTACAGCACTTACAACAAAACCAGTTGTTCGGGCCTAATGATCTACTCACTAAGGTAGAGGAACAGCTTTTCGCCAATTACAACAAGGAAGACATCAATCTGGAAATCATCCTCATGACACAGTCAAAATATGTTGATCATTTGATAGAATTGGCAAAAAATGCAGAAGTTTCTGCTACGATCCGGGCTATTGCCAGAGGAAGGCTACGCTATCTTGCCGATATGAAAATCCTATCTGATTTGGGCTGGAATCCATCAGCTCAGCATAAGGTGTATTTGGGTGAAAAAATCAATGCTTTTCTGAATCTGCCAGAAGAACTCGTAGCGCAAGAACAGCTGAAGGCACCGGATGGGTCTCCTATCGGGATGGAAAGTATGAGTTGCGACTTTGATTTCTAA